The DNA sequence GACGGCTTCACCCAGGAGGAGCGGAACCTGCTCGTCGCGCTCGGCAGCAGCATCGCGCAGAGCCTCCAGCGGGCGATGCTGCTGGAGCAGGAACACGATCTGGCGGAGGGACTCCAGCAGGCGATGCTGCCGCGCCGGATCCCCTCGGTACCGGGCGCCGAGATCGCCGTACGGTACCGCTCGGCCCGGATGGGCCGGGACATCGGCGGCGACTGGTACGACGTCATCCCGCTGCCCGGCGGCCGGGTCGGCGCGGTCATCGGCGACGTCCAGGGCCACGACACCCACGCGGCGGCGGTCATGGGCCAGCTCCGGATCGTGCTGCGCGCCTACGCAGCCGAAGGGCACTCGCCCGCCACCGTCATGGCCCGGGCATCCGTCTTCCTGCACGAGCTGGACACCGACCGCTTCGCCACCTGCACGTACGTCGAGGCCGACCTCTCGACCGGGGTGCTGCAACTGGTCCGGGCCGGCCACATCGACCCCCTGATGCGCACCCTGGACGGCGGCTGCGAGCGCCTCGCGCTGGAGGGCGGGATGCCGCTGGGGCTGTCCGCGGAGTTCGGGCTGCTGGAGTACCCGGTGACCACGGTCGAGATGGGACCCGGGGAAACGCTTCTGCTGTGTACGGACGGCCTGGTGGAACAGCCCGGAGCCGACCTCGACGACGGCGTCCGGCTCCTCGCCTCCCTCGTCCGCACCGGACCGGCCGACCTGTCCCTGCTCGCGGACCGGCTGTGCGAGGTCGTGGACGACCGCGGCGGCGACGACGACATGGCCCTGCTCCTGCTCCGCCGCGACGCCGAGGAGGCCCAGCAGGCCGGCGGCCGGCTCCAGCAGCACGTGGCCCCCGGCGATCCGGAAGCCCTCGTATCGGCCCGCCACATGATCGGCGCGGTGGTGCGGGCGTGGGGCGCGCGGGACCGGGCGGACGAGATCGAGCTGATCGCCGACGAGCTCATCGTCAACGCCCTCATGCACACCGACGGCCCGGCGATCGTGACCCTCCGCGTCCTGTCCGGCCCCGAACGCAGACTCCGCGTGGAGGTCGAGGACCGCTCCAGCGCCCTGCCCCGGCGCAGGGAGGCGGGCGACTCCGGTGTCTCGGGGCGGGGGCTGATGCTGGTGGACCGGCTGGCGGACGTCTGGGGCGTGGAATCGCGGGGGAGCGGCAAGTGCGTATGGTGCGAGTTCACGATGCCGTGACCCCTCCGCGGGTACGAGGCTCACGGCCTCGTACTCTTCGCTCATGCATCCCGGAAGATCCATAGCCCTGCTGATCGGCGCATCGATCCTGGTCAGCGCCTGCTCCACCACGTCCGCGCCGAGCTCTGCGGAGAGCAGTGGCTCCCCGGCCGGCACGGTGACCGCGGCTCCCGCTGCGAGTTCTTCCGGCGCAGGAGCCAAGCTGAGCGCTGCCGATCTGCAGGGCAGCTGGTGGACCTGGGCGGCTTCGAGCGTCAGCGAATCGAACCCCGTCTCGGATCCGGACGGCCATCTGTGCGCCCAGGGCCAGGAGGACGGCATCTGGTTCCTGGCCGGCACCTTCGGCGGGACCGTGACGCGCTCCTGCACGGTGCCCGCATCGGTGCCGGTGGCCTTCCCCCTGGTGAACATGATCGGCGAAGAGGGCGACTGCACCGCCTTCATGGCCTCGGCGCAGGGGAAGGCCGTCCTCGACGGACGAGCTCTGGAACCCGAGCGATACGAGGCGACGGACGTCAGGTTCATTGCCGTCGACGGCAATCCGCTCACCAAGGACGGGGGGCGCTTCCTCACCCACGGCTGCGGCCTCTGGGTGCAACTGGAACCGATGGCACCCGGCAGCCACACGCTGAGCATCAGGGGAGCATCGGGCTCCTTCGCCGTCGGCGTGAACTACAAGCTTCAGGTCTCGGCCGGCTGAGGGGCGGCCCGCAGGACCGGGTCGGCTCCCCGTGCCCCGTCCCGGCTCGCGCTCGGCCCGGGGTCGCGGCA is a window from the Streptomyces sp. NBC_01244 genome containing:
- a CDS encoding SpoIIE family protein phosphatase, translating into MCHGGPVPTAVSLPEDWPAHPDRSLSLNRMGSFDWDLVTGLMHMDSAALDVFDTAPEEYDGRPESLAPRVPPAESVRLDALVSSALKSGVDSYGAYFRIRCHDARLRWTHTQGRVMRGPDGRPYRIIGIVRDATEELSHSAERLGLDEERRRQTSVVESTTAALAHARTVQDVIDALGDAHGLERLGSMGMVMGLVEAGRIHLVAEGPAGSFVPGTRYTRIDEQYPMSEVVRSLQPRFLDSAAEFAAGYPGLWAKISSMHISAAAYLPLIAQARPIGAIGLLYRDKDGFTQEERNLLVALGSSIAQSLQRAMLLEQEHDLAEGLQQAMLPRRIPSVPGAEIAVRYRSARMGRDIGGDWYDVIPLPGGRVGAVIGDVQGHDTHAAAVMGQLRIVLRAYAAEGHSPATVMARASVFLHELDTDRFATCTYVEADLSTGVLQLVRAGHIDPLMRTLDGGCERLALEGGMPLGLSAEFGLLEYPVTTVEMGPGETLLLCTDGLVEQPGADLDDGVRLLASLVRTGPADLSLLADRLCEVVDDRGGDDDMALLLLRRDAEEAQQAGGRLQQHVAPGDPEALVSARHMIGAVVRAWGARDRADEIELIADELIVNALMHTDGPAIVTLRVLSGPERRLRVEVEDRSSALPRRREAGDSGVSGRGLMLVDRLADVWGVESRGSGKCVWCEFTMP
- a CDS encoding signal protein is translated as MHPGRSIALLIGASILVSACSTTSAPSSAESSGSPAGTVTAAPAASSSGAGAKLSAADLQGSWWTWAASSVSESNPVSDPDGHLCAQGQEDGIWFLAGTFGGTVTRSCTVPASVPVAFPLVNMIGEEGDCTAFMASAQGKAVLDGRALEPERYEATDVRFIAVDGNPLTKDGGRFLTHGCGLWVQLEPMAPGSHTLSIRGASGSFAVGVNYKLQVSAG